Below is a genomic region from Biomphalaria glabrata chromosome 3, xgBioGlab47.1, whole genome shotgun sequence.
CTAGCAGCCTGCCTCAGATTAAATCTAGGTCAAATTTAAGAAGTCACAAAATCAGGTCTGATGTATAAAGTGACTAATCAAGTTCCTTTAAGCGTCGACGTGGCGCCTCGAGGGGAAACCAAAATAGGCAAAGATCCGGTAGCGAAACTGGTCCTTATGGTTACCTCGAGAGTCATAGAAGAATTAACAACCGGTAAAATTGGTGATTCATGACAAAGCGGAAAAATGGGCAAGACctagaaagcaatgcaatgcAGAGACCCGGTGGCCCAAACAAGCCGCGGACTGTGGCGGCCACATAATAGTAATATGAAGATATCCCTCGTGAAATGTGGCCTCATGCTATGTTAAATAGCGAATAAGCCATGATCAAGGATCACCGTACTGCATAACACAGGACTAGGGGTAAAAATCTCTAAGAATAGTCGTTAATCCTAATAATAATCCCAATCGAAGAGAGCTGGACAGTTAATATAGAAAAGTAATTCATAAtacaaaataacttttttttttactccatttGAAATATCTTGCTATAGACTTTAATAAAATTTGAATGTATATTTTTCGAAAGTGTATAATCTatatgattttattattattattattattattaaatgaattctgctacTTTGGGTCTACAATTTAAGGTGACCTGTCACTAGCagaggagatttaaaaaaaaaacgcatagagAAGGCGGCatcaaccttcgctagactccgaccaagagtttggaaaaaccagaagctcaccacagcgaccaaaatggaggtctacaaggcatgcgttcttagcacgctactgtacggcagtgagtcgtggacaaCCTACACAAAACAAGAGAGACAACTAAACTCATTCGACTTGCGctgccttcgaaggatcttaaaaataacatggaaagaaagagtgtgtaatactgagatccttgcgagAACGGGCCTTCCTAGCATCTTTACGgtcctcaggcaacgccgcctgcgctggctcggacatgttcgcaGGATGGAGGACAAACGCATCCCAAAAATCATTCTATACGGGCAACTTgtgtctggctcaagaaaaactggtcgcccccacctccgttgcgttgatgtgataaaaagggatttTAAATCAGTAagcattgatactgaccattgaaaagacatagccttagactgcactagttggagagagacggtgaccaaaaAAGCAATAGAAAGCGAGAAAATGTGGGCCTCGATTCTAAAGtaaagcgtgccacacggaaaatggacaggtcctctaccaccaaagcgaaagccaccttgacctgcaatatatgtcgacgggagtgtctctccgtACTTACTATTGCGTCGTTCAAATGCTGGAGGAATAGAGTTGAAAACTAGGAGTCGTGCTGACATCAAACCCTCAGAAATAGAATTTTACGGAAATTAGTTCAATGATTGTGACATTTATTTGACCTGGATTAAACGGCTTCTCTCTGCTCCAAGCAGGTAAAACAAGATGGGGAAAATTCTCacgtaggtttttttttgttttttacatctAACTATTAATAAACTTAACTTACAAAATAGTCATatttaggttttaaaaaatagttgaaaaatgagggattcattttttttccctagcACAACTTACCTGCAGTTTTTTCTGTTGGTTCATATTGCTGAAGAAAGCTTACAATATGACCAGCACTAAGACGTCTTGCTAGGGCAATGTAGTCGTCCTTTTCCTTCGaaaaaagttgacatttttGTAAAATGATTTGTAAAGCCTCTAGTGAATAATGCTTGATGCTGAACGTTATGGCGTTGTCcccatttttattgtttttcttggCATCGATACCAGAATCACAAAGCATTTTGAGAATCTCGTACCGCTGGCGCGCGATGCACAGAAATAGCGGCGTAAATCCGGCATCGTTCTCTGCACTCAAATCGATGCCTTGATAAGTATGGAGAATCTTTATTACTTCTATACAACCGTTGGCTATACTAAGATGAAGAGCTGTATCCCCTAACTTTGACTTAGCGTTAACATTAGCTCCGGCTTTTAATAAAAGCTGTACTATTGATACCTGGTTAAATTGCGAAGCTATCATTAGGGAAGATCTGCCGTCATTTGAAttgcattgatttattttaaaatctggaCAACTTAGCAATGCATTCACTATTTCTTCATATCCTTTCGCAGATGCAAGCATTATTGGAGTATCCCCATTGGCATTGGTTATGCTGTGGTTGGCTTTATTCTGCAATAGCATCGACAAAGATTCTATATGCCTAAATGAAGTGCAAAAATGTAACGCAGTATTACCATCGACGTTGGTCTCATCCATAGGTACTTTCAAATCTAAAAGGAATTTGACACATTCTGTAAAACCCGAGGAAGAGGCCACCATTAAAGGGGTGGCGCCGTTGGTATCACTCTGGCGGTAATTTGCATGGTGTTTTATAAGTAATTTACACTCTCTAGATCTTTCAACAGAACTGCATACATTAAAGCTGTCTTTTTCAGGTAATCTTCATGATTCACATCTGCGCCACTTTCAATGAGTAGTTCTGAAATACGTGTGTGCCCCTTCCTTGCAGAGTAACACAATGCTGTCATCCCATGTATACTTTTGGCATTTACATTTGCACCACGCCTAAGTAACAAAGACACTACATTTTCTTTACCATGATCTGAAGCGATAATCAATGAAGTTGCACCCAGGTTGGAAAAAGCATCGATGTTAGCTCCCTTTTCTAACAGAAATTCAACTGCAAAGCAGTCTCCAGAAAAAGAAGCGAACATTAATGGTGTCCAGCCATTATTGTCTGAAAACTCTAGGTCATAGCTCTTTACATGAAGAGCTCTGATAATGTCATAATTTCCGAATGAGGCTGCTTCCATCAAAGCAGAGACACCTTGCATATTAAACTCGTGCCTAGAAGCTTAACTCAGCAATAAGTCAACCATTGGTTTGTTATTTGAAGATGCTGCTAAAATAAGAGGCGTATCACCTCTGAAGTCTTTCAAATTAACATCGGCACCATATTTTTGAACCAATAGAGTAGCCATATCAACGTCTTTCTGGGTGATACTGGTAAATAATACAGATTGTAGTAGACCATTTACAGCGTTGACATCTGCACCGGCGCCCAGCAAAAGTTTAGCCATGTCTTTATTCCCATTCATCACAGCAACAGATAGAATTGTAGTGTTCAATTTTTTGCGGTCTGACAGAATTTGTTCTACATTTTGAACGTTCAGCAAACATTTTGTGGTTCCTACGTCATTTTTGCTGACGGCCAAACGTAGACAGGTTTCAAACTCATTACTTTTGTGCCATGCACTGTCTTTGTGTTTTAATAACTGCTCCACAATGCTTGTGCGCTGATTATAACTTGCATAGATAATTGGAGAAAAGTCATTTATGTCAAATATATTAGTCGTGGCCCCTGCACTTATTAAAAGATGAACTATATTCTCTACATTTCCGATCACAGCTCGAAACAGTGCACTTTGGTTTGTGTTATTAACATCATTTATAGATTTAGTTGCTCCATTTTCAAAGAGTGTGCAGATCACTTGTACGTTGTCAAAACCTGCAGCATACATTAAAGGTGTCAGTCCCATAATGTCCTTACAGTTAATGTTAGCCCCTCGCTTAAGAAGGCGGCGTATGCATTTCAAATTTTGATACATTACACTTATATGCAATGCAGTAATTCCTTGAAATGTTGTTTCATTGACATTGAGATTCCTCTGTAAAAGTAGTTTGGCAATCTTAGAATCTTGCAAGCGAGCACTTCTCATAAGAGGAGTCCAACCATCTAATGACTTGGATGAAACACATACATTTCTTTCCAGAAGCATTTCAACGATACTAGTAAAACCTTTCTCAACAGAAATATGTAGAGCGTCCAATCTACTGGGAGTTTTACTAAGTACGTCAGCACCATGGTCTAACAGAATCTGAGTAATGTCATCATGTCCTTGTAGAACAGCCCACATCAGCGCGTCCATCTGTCGATTATCTTTAAGGTTGACATCTGCTCCGTTCTCTAACAACATCCGAACAAACTCATCGAACTGAAACATGGAGGCAAACATCAGCGCAGTCAGACCTTGTCGATTTTGTTGGTTCACACTCGCTCCTCTTAGAAGAAGCTCTTTTCCCTTTTCCTCATAGCCGAACATGGCGCAAATCATCAAATAGGTCACATCGAAATTCACTTCGAGCTTATCGAGATCAGAAGTTAAATTTGTAAGGTCATTAAGTTCCGCTCGTTCAAGCTCCTTCTTATAATCCGAGATCATTAGCATATTTTTCAAAGCCTCGTAATTGTGTTCAAGTAAACCTAGCGCCTGTAACGTTTCAGTTGGCTCAGTTCTAATCTGCATTACTTGAGACATAAATGTCTGTATCTCGTGAAAGATTTCTTGCAGTTGACTGAACTCCATCTCTGTTCTAAATCAAATAAACCATAAAATAACAATGCAATATTATTTGGGTTTTTGTTTACTGACTATATCTTACAGTTTAATTATACTGGTTGCGAGATTTGAAAGTTAGTTTTTGTAACTTGTTATACATAACATCTTATCTTTTCCAAATAGACTTTTTTGGATACAAATGGCACTAAAGATgaaggaaattttaaaatgatgacTAATTAATAAAATCATCTAGAAATGTGTAAATGATTATAAGGCTACTGCCTGATTTGTGATCAAGATAATATAGAATCGGCTAAACGACTATTCAGGTGAGATTACAAGGCTAATTACATTCAAATAGGGAAATATTTTTCCATTACTTCACACAGCTAGACAAAAACTTCACTGGATTGTCTTTACTGCATATCTTTTGGGATTAAGTTTAACATCAGTTTAGCGTTTCTAAACttaagcttatatatatatggattttgAAGGTTTTACAATGGAAGTCAGATAGGCAGAGGTATTCGGATTAAAAATCAATGGGCAACGTTTGAATCATGGCGAAAACTTGAGattttcacacatttttttattgcttctatGAGTTTGCTTAACTAAGTGGCGAACAGAAAGACTgctacaaaaaaagtaaaaaggtcGTTGGTAGTAatttacaagaaaaatattgttaaaaatcataaaaaaaaaagcttatgtaaAAGGAAAGAACttcgcacttacaactatatctctcgataatgtagatgttattacacttattcgatatcaaagaaaataattaattgataaattgtttacttttgaaattgattcgtgttttctTAGGtacaacaaaatttttttaaaagtttcattttgatccgagaatgggcatGGGAGAAAAACGTGTTCAATtctctaaggggacaaaacccttcatatttagccgtatctgaaatactgaaggattaatttcttttgttggtatcaaacaaaataacttattctttaattgtttaattttttttatagattcatGTCTATGTCATTGaatacttgtgcaaagtttcaacgtAATCAAAtaatggttgtgggagaaatgacgtgttcaaacctatttacaaacaaacagacagacagtgtgagttgatataacctttgttAAAAGACGAATTTA
It encodes:
- the LOC106050147 gene encoding putative ankyrin repeat protein RF_0381 isoform X2, yielding MVASSSGFTECVKFLLDLKVPMDETNVDGNTALHFCTSFRHIESLSMLLQNKANHSITNANGDTPIMLASAKGYEEIVNALLSCPDFKINQCNSNDGRSSLMIASQFNQVSIVQLLLKAGANVNAKSKLGDTALHLSIANGCIEVIKILHTYQGIDLSAENDAGFTPLFLCIARQRYEILKMLCDSGIDAKKNNKNGDNAITFSIKHYSLEALQIILQKCQLFSKEKDDYIALARRLSAGHIVSFLQQYEPTEKTAAENIHSSQCLQLPTKNQALPEDVSTTNTSVSFAEDQRCMSGSTENQTTSSDPPCPAIDKSFNLEIDSSKDKPLCFNLNGDCRGATKNCIVGKQNSLTDQKTVKE
- the LOC106050147 gene encoding putative ankyrin repeat protein RF_0381 isoform X3 produces the protein MVASSSGFTECVKFLLDLKVPMDETNVDGNTALHFCTSFRHIESLSMLLQNKANHSITNANGDTPIMLASAKGYEEIVNALLSCPDFKINQCNSNDGRSSLMIASQFNQVSIVQLLLKAGANVNAKSKLGDTALHLSIANGCIEVIKILHTYQGIDLSAENDAGFTPLFLCIARQRYEILKMLCDSGIDAKKNNKNGDNAITFSIKHYSLEALQIILQKCQLFSKEKDDYIALARRLSAGHIVSFLQQYEPTEKTAAENIHSSQCLQLPTKNQALPEDVSTTNTSVSFAEDQRCMSGSTENQTTSSDPPCPAIDKSFKTINANIFYDRTKNCIVGKQNSLTDQKTVKE
- the LOC129925106 gene encoding ankyrin repeat and SAM domain-containing protein 3-like, which codes for MQGVSALMEAASFGNYDIIRALHVKSYDLEFSDNNGWTPLMFASFSGDCFAVEFLLEKGANIDAFSNLGATSLIIASDHGKENVVSLLLRRGANVNAKSIHGMTALCYSARKGHTRISELLIESGADVNHEDYLKKTALMYAVLLKDLESVNYL
- the LOC129924904 gene encoding ankyrin homolog, whose product is MEFSQLQEIFHEIQTFMSQVMQIRTEPTETLQALGLLEHNYEALKNMLMISDYKKELERAELNDLTNLTSDLDKLEVNFDVTYLMICAMFGYEEKGKELLLRGASVNQQNRQGLTALMFASMFQFDEFVRMLLENGADVNLKDNRQMDALMWAVLQGHDDITQILLDHGADVLSKTPSRLDALHISVEKGFTSIVEMLLERNVCVSSKSLDGWTPLMRSARLQDSKIAKLLLQRNLNVNETTFQGITALHISVMYQNLKCIRRLLKRGANINCKDIMGLTPLMYAAGFDNVQVICTLFENGATKSINDVNNTNQSALFRAVIGNVENIVHLLISAGATTNIFDINDFSPIIYASYNQRTSIVEQLLKHKDSAWHKSNEFETCLRLAVSKNDVGTTKCLLNVQNVEQILSDRKKLNTTILSVAVMNGNKDMAKLLLGAGADVNAVNGLLQSVLFTSITQKDVDMATLLVQKYGADVNLKDFRGDTPLILAASSNNKPMVDLLLS